A window of the Cystobacter fuscus genome harbors these coding sequences:
- a CDS encoding amidohydrolase family protein yields MEHLSFIALEEHYTYAPVSRSNPILETFKQTGHPAAERLGDLGAGRLVQMDRVGIRYQLLSLLDPGVQELDNSKSDAARLAREANDALVRAIQAHPDRLGGFAALATQDPETAALELRRALKELGHHRGVRRPNPGLAIPGRERDREY; encoded by the coding sequence ATGGAGCACCTTTCCTTCATCGCCCTCGAGGAGCACTACACGTATGCGCCAGTGAGTCGGAGCAACCCGATTCTCGAGACGTTCAAGCAGACGGGGCACCCCGCCGCCGAACGGCTCGGGGACCTCGGCGCCGGGCGGCTGGTGCAGATGGACAGGGTCGGCATCCGCTACCAGCTCCTCTCGCTGCTCGACCCCGGCGTCCAGGAGCTGGACAACAGCAAGAGCGATGCGGCCCGGCTCGCCCGGGAGGCCAACGACGCCCTGGTCCGGGCCATCCAGGCCCACCCGGACCGGCTCGGCGGCTTCGCGGCGCTCGCCACCCAGGACCCCGAAACGGCGGCCCTGGAGCTGCGGCGGGCCTTGAAGGAGCTCGGTCACCATCGTGGTGTTCGGCGCCCCAACCCTGGCTTGGCAATTCCAGGGCGGGAGCGCGACAGGGAGTACTGA
- a CDS encoding serine/threonine-protein kinase — translation MNEEHEAEPHLEGAPTLGKPPTSEQATETPAFPIPGWDRYQSVRFLGQGGMGQVFLAYDPRLRRHAALKFVHGGDARLTQRLLFEARAQARVEHERVCQVYEVGEVQGRPFIAMQYVDGQPLHQLAGQLTVEQTVLVIREIAEGVHAAHQAGLIHRDLKPGNILVERASDGRLKPYVMDFGLARDWREQGATATGSVLGTPHYMAPEQARGEVTRLDRRADVYSLGATLYHLLTNQPPIPGDNALEVLNHIATFEPRPPRALNPDIPVDLEAITFKCLEKDRSARYDSARALAEDLDRFLRGEPVRARPTRLGYRLRKRLRKHRLVVSVSTVALLAVVFALGWAGLTRQEAVQRERLARRFTERLERIESLARYSGLSQLHDIRADRQALRVRMRELEAEIHEAGALAVGPGHYALGRGALALGDEALAREHLETAWRNGFREPRVAWSLALVMGHLYQDQLQETERLRNPEQRESRRRDLQRQYRDPALELLSQSQGADVPSSEYVAALLAFHEDRLDDALARLEAMKDSLPWFYEAPLLQGDILLARATRHWNQGHREEALADFEAGRRAYTAAAATGESVPEVHRALARLEYTAMEMELYGQGDVMPAFTRGQEALARALQADPDFALARVLEARFYNRLAEYRMSRGSDVEEILGKALSAARTAMRQVPEPPRARMEQVHSLWRRARALQARGLDPNEPLRLAVELLESIPPKDQDYEFHVNRGLVFKIWADYEDEKGEDSLPHRGEAIASYREATLLDERLPDAWINLGIAYLSRATHLLAASPLEDLQQAQAALDTSRKLNPRNYVPYFLGGTLHLELARRHRNQGEDARPDLATALEFFEGGIRINARIPQLHNGRSAALIEQAREAWDHGGDPFPWLAQARQAALQAIEVAPQQGFGQNNVGEAHAERATYRDLSGEDPGPDLQAAAVAYQQASELLSGGAHFPANLARVHARRAAFELEHEQDPRRSLERAEAALRQAFERGTKEPQAWLTQGEVQGLRARWRAHQRRARAEDFEEAARSFEKALELEPRRLDYRVAFGHFCREWASWRREAGLDPLPALRRGLTLANEALAARPDWADALLLRASLRERSGSTGLDPEEQHEAQTDLERALALNPHLTGWWKRRFPSRATASP, via the coding sequence ATGAATGAGGAGCATGAAGCGGAACCCCACCTGGAGGGCGCCCCAACCCTGGGGAAGCCTCCGACGAGTGAGCAGGCCACGGAGACTCCCGCCTTCCCCATCCCCGGCTGGGATCGCTACCAGAGCGTGCGCTTCCTCGGCCAGGGTGGCATGGGCCAGGTGTTCCTCGCCTATGATCCACGCCTGCGCCGCCATGCCGCCCTCAAGTTCGTCCACGGCGGTGACGCCAGGCTCACCCAGCGTCTCCTCTTCGAGGCGCGGGCCCAGGCCCGGGTCGAGCACGAGCGCGTCTGCCAAGTGTATGAGGTCGGTGAGGTCCAAGGCCGTCCGTTCATCGCCATGCAATACGTGGACGGCCAACCCCTGCATCAGCTCGCGGGCCAGCTCACCGTGGAGCAGACGGTCCTGGTGATCCGGGAGATCGCCGAGGGAGTCCACGCCGCCCACCAGGCCGGCCTCATCCACCGCGACCTCAAGCCCGGCAACATCCTCGTCGAGCGCGCCAGTGACGGCCGCCTCAAGCCGTACGTGATGGACTTCGGCCTGGCGCGAGACTGGAGGGAGCAGGGTGCCACCGCCACCGGCTCGGTGCTTGGCACTCCTCATTACATGGCCCCCGAGCAGGCCAGGGGCGAGGTGACGCGGCTGGACCGGCGCGCGGACGTCTACAGTCTGGGCGCCACGCTCTACCATCTGCTGACGAACCAGCCTCCCATTCCGGGAGACAACGCGCTGGAGGTGCTCAACCATATCGCCACCTTCGAGCCTCGCCCTCCGCGCGCGCTCAACCCGGACATCCCGGTGGACCTGGAGGCCATCACCTTCAAGTGTCTGGAGAAGGATCGCTCGGCCCGCTACGACTCGGCACGGGCTCTGGCCGAGGATCTGGACCGCTTCCTGCGTGGCGAACCCGTACGGGCGCGCCCCACCCGCCTCGGGTACCGGCTGCGCAAGCGGCTGCGCAAGCACCGGCTCGTGGTGAGCGTGTCCACCGTGGCCCTGCTGGCCGTGGTGTTCGCCCTCGGTTGGGCAGGCTTGACCCGCCAGGAGGCCGTCCAGCGCGAGCGCCTCGCGCGCCGGTTCACCGAGCGCCTGGAGCGCATCGAGTCCCTGGCCCGCTACTCCGGTCTCTCCCAGCTCCACGACATCCGCGCCGATCGCCAGGCCCTCCGCGTTCGCATGCGCGAGCTGGAGGCCGAGATCCACGAGGCCGGCGCGCTGGCCGTGGGCCCTGGCCACTATGCCCTGGGACGTGGCGCTCTGGCGCTAGGAGACGAGGCCCTGGCGCGCGAGCACCTGGAGACCGCTTGGCGCAATGGCTTCCGCGAACCCCGTGTCGCCTGGTCCCTGGCTCTCGTGATGGGGCACCTGTACCAGGATCAGCTCCAGGAGACCGAGCGCCTGCGCAACCCCGAGCAGCGAGAGTCCCGCAGGCGGGACCTCCAGCGCCAGTATCGCGATCCCGCCCTGGAATTGCTGAGCCAGAGTCAGGGCGCCGACGTCCCCTCCTCCGAGTACGTGGCGGCCTTGCTTGCCTTCCATGAGGATCGGCTGGACGACGCGCTCGCCCGGCTCGAGGCGATGAAGGACAGCCTCCCCTGGTTCTACGAGGCACCCCTGCTCCAAGGCGATATCCTCCTGGCCCGGGCCACCCGCCACTGGAACCAAGGTCACCGGGAGGAAGCACTGGCCGACTTCGAGGCCGGCCGCCGCGCCTACACCGCCGCTGCCGCCACGGGCGAGAGCGTGCCCGAGGTACACAGGGCCCTGGCGAGGCTCGAGTACACCGCGATGGAGATGGAGCTCTACGGCCAGGGTGACGTCATGCCCGCCTTCACCCGCGGGCAGGAGGCGCTCGCCCGCGCGCTCCAGGCAGACCCCGACTTCGCTCTGGCCCGGGTGCTGGAGGCGCGCTTCTACAACCGGCTGGCGGAGTACCGCATGAGCCGGGGAAGCGACGTGGAGGAGATCCTCGGCAAGGCCCTCTCCGCCGCACGCACCGCCATGCGCCAGGTGCCCGAGCCGCCCAGGGCTCGGATGGAGCAGGTCCATAGCCTCTGGCGCCGGGCTCGCGCCCTCCAGGCCCGAGGTCTGGACCCGAACGAGCCGCTCCGCCTGGCCGTGGAGCTGCTGGAGTCCATCCCTCCGAAGGACCAGGACTATGAGTTCCACGTCAACCGCGGCCTCGTCTTCAAGATCTGGGCGGACTACGAAGACGAGAAGGGGGAGGACTCCCTGCCTCACCGCGGTGAGGCCATCGCCTCCTACCGCGAGGCCACCCTCCTCGACGAGCGCCTGCCGGATGCGTGGATCAACCTGGGCATCGCCTACCTCTCCCGGGCCACCCACCTGCTCGCCGCCAGTCCCCTGGAGGACTTGCAGCAGGCCCAGGCCGCACTCGACACCTCTCGGAAGCTCAACCCGCGCAACTACGTGCCCTACTTCCTGGGGGGCACGCTACACCTGGAACTCGCCCGACGACACAGGAACCAGGGAGAGGACGCCCGACCCGACCTGGCCACCGCCCTGGAGTTCTTCGAGGGCGGCATCCGTATCAACGCCCGGATTCCCCAGCTCCACAACGGCAGGAGCGCGGCCCTGATCGAGCAAGCGCGGGAGGCCTGGGATCACGGTGGCGATCCCTTCCCCTGGCTCGCTCAGGCGCGGCAGGCCGCGCTGCAAGCCATTGAGGTCGCCCCCCAACAGGGCTTTGGTCAAAACAATGTCGGCGAGGCTCATGCCGAGCGCGCCACCTACCGCGACCTCTCCGGAGAAGATCCGGGCCCCGATCTCCAGGCAGCCGCGGTGGCCTACCAGCAGGCCAGCGAGCTCCTCTCCGGCGGCGCGCACTTCCCCGCCAACCTGGCCCGAGTCCACGCCAGGCGCGCGGCCTTCGAGCTGGAGCACGAGCAGGATCCACGGCGAAGCCTCGAGCGGGCGGAGGCGGCGCTGCGCCAGGCCTTCGAGCGCGGCACCAAGGAGCCCCAGGCATGGCTCACCCAGGGAGAGGTTCAGGGGCTGCGGGCCCGCTGGCGGGCTCACCAGCGGCGGGCGCGTGCCGAGGACTTCGAGGAGGCGGCCCGCTCCTTCGAGAAGGCGCTCGAGCTGGAACCCCGACGCCTGGATTACCGCGTCGCCTTTGGCCACTTCTGCCGCGAGTGGGCCTCCTGGCGGCGGGAGGCAGGACTCGATCCGCTCCCGGCCCTGAGGCGTGGCCTCACCCTGGCGAACGAGGCCCTGGCCGCGCGCCCCGATTGGGCGGACGCGCTGCTGTTGCGAGCAAGCCTGCGCGAACGGTCGGGGAGCACGGGCCTCGACCCCGAGGAGCAGCACGAAGCCCAGACGGACCTCGAGCGGGCCCTCGCGCTGAACCCTCACCTCACCGGCTGGTGGAAGCGCCGGTTTCCAAGCCGCGCGACTGCCTCTCCGTAG
- a CDS encoding type VI immunity family protein, with amino-acid sequence MVSDRYPRLRKTRPHGQCVLREGLLLCFFMKRPHEELSRAITAAMNLYLDAIKPGHLGWYVNMGGDVDPVEHKGWAGAIQPLNDERWARVREDLSSPTGCLIQLQEQPNEAGGFHFEYLGRERDDIHLPGFVSAVSFWLPTEYLEAHGPSHVKELAKALARELPFDSGYASLAFNYLVEADFVTRFIREHCMDYPGMDIPHVDIAMSLGSKVKGAYWLNFYGQSLLEQLGGSEHLRTRLAHPGISIEELDARKVLVSLGEWPEMGAARAYHLLARALEPHLHEEQPGWFGFSRDQLQRWQRRFLD; translated from the coding sequence ATGGTGAGCGATCGTTACCCGCGCCTCCGGAAGACCCGGCCCCATGGGCAATGCGTGCTGCGTGAGGGGCTCTTGCTCTGCTTCTTCATGAAGCGTCCCCACGAGGAACTCTCACGAGCCATCACGGCCGCCATGAACCTCTACCTCGACGCGATAAAGCCCGGCCATCTCGGTTGGTACGTGAACATGGGCGGAGACGTCGACCCGGTGGAACACAAGGGCTGGGCAGGAGCCATCCAACCCCTGAACGACGAACGCTGGGCGCGCGTCCGCGAGGACTTGAGTTCCCCCACTGGCTGCCTCATTCAATTGCAAGAACAGCCCAATGAGGCGGGAGGCTTTCACTTCGAATATCTCGGCCGGGAGCGCGATGACATCCATCTCCCGGGGTTCGTGAGCGCGGTCTCCTTCTGGCTTCCCACGGAGTACCTGGAAGCACACGGGCCCTCCCACGTGAAGGAACTGGCCAAGGCACTCGCTCGTGAACTCCCCTTCGATTCGGGTTACGCCAGCCTCGCCTTCAACTACCTCGTGGAAGCGGACTTCGTCACCCGGTTCATCCGGGAGCACTGTATGGACTACCCGGGAATGGATATCCCCCACGTGGACATCGCCATGTCCCTGGGGTCGAAGGTGAAGGGAGCCTATTGGCTGAACTTCTACGGACAGTCCCTGCTCGAACAGCTCGGTGGAAGCGAACATCTCCGAACCCGGCTGGCGCATCCCGGCATCTCCATCGAGGAGCTGGACGCGAGGAAGGTACTGGTGTCGCTGGGAGAATGGCCGGAGATGGGCGCGGCGCGGGCGTACCATCTCCTCGCACGAGCGTTGGAACCCCACCTGCATGAGGAACAACCCGGTTGGTTCGGATTCTCGCGAGACCAACTCCAGCGCTGGCAACGCCGGTTCCTCGATTGA
- a CDS encoding Ig-like domain-containing alpha-2-macroglobulin family protein produces MNPQSVPKPLPSRAGRSRWLLAALLVSTLSACKKDEPQAPPPATSPTPGAPASGEAPPSAPKAESLLPTLYELGPQGMLPREVVIEFPRAVRPDDQEVRKGTVVTVSPDAPGLLSFKGPSTLVFTPRKPLAFNTTYTVSLDALELQDGTVIKPPASGKWSRTFTTPIFAFLRLAPRQVDTRKGKVEVDLVFSGPVDLASVRRLSSFSVDGKALSDVKLRSQPNNPHTLTATLGGTSLHPGAEVRFSLKAGLLPAGSKSDPAAAGSGSFTLFVGKRLDITNAYVQEGATGHYIEVRCRERAGDEEPSQEEGEEEYYYYGNTGDRCSLDEDSAADTIHFSPSVAFSVSPSRWGFRILGDFKRGTYAMTIDAGATSSTGGTLLSTYEKSFSISARSAQLSFGSTGRYLPRSAWRNLPLNHLNLDAVELVVRHVPQENLLFWMSDDSRETANERTSNIIARKSLPVQGPQDTLATTWLDVGSLVPASTRGLVEITALGGSKSAASRILLTDLSLVAKRGLAPKGSNAKEEVWAWVLGMENTEPQSGVEVSLVKKSGQVVARCTTGGAEGCKLSVPVDTLDTAEPFALFARKGEEFTYLKYSELQTEIANSDVQGEPYRAQQPYRASLYSDRGVYRPGDTAHVVAVLRNQEDVAPQAGVPVELKVVDPRERDLRKLTLKTNEAGLVSLDVPFEAYQDTGAYRVVLSVADKQVATYGLNVEEFVPERMKVTAQADKPGYVQGQEVPVTVQAAYLFGGSAEGSPVEVTCRLEPSVFRPKENGQYAYGVWRPEETEAKGSVLGQVKGELDDKGQVTVRCPAQQSAGGFKGPAQLVALASVFEAGSGRSTVGSASVPVHPEPYYVGLQANVQKVHAGQPFTVTGVVVDWQGAPYGQQIKPLDVEYLRLDEEYGYFYDEESGEERYQRHLRAVREGRTTVKPEAGKFTFQVTPSTDSAGYVVRVRSGAAQTDLQLEGQGRYAWWGGASRVDQTPRPARPTSLALELPDAARVGEALAVKVKVPYRGRILFTAETDGVQAAEWKAVEPGETTWSFTPSAFAPNVYISAFLVKDPHLESAQAFMPDRAFGVASVKVTPVDFTQAVTLKVPGEVRSNDTLPVDLELGAVEPNTFATVAVVDEGILSLTRFESPDPITELFKKRALGVQTYETLGWTLLIPPAGASRSTGGDGDEGASGRVQPVKPVALWSGVLPVPASGKLRVPFQLPQYRGAVRVMVVTSGPKRIGHASKQVLVRDPLVLQTTLPRFLSQGDEIQIPVFVTNLSGKAQDVKVSLSAENLPVPGMAMPAGAQTSPLQLLGKSEGRLRLENGKAGTFVFQGKAVQAVGAARLKVTAEGGGHTSFEQLDVPLLPSGPRERKVQRVELAAGTLDLAPLLQGWLPTSERSSFWVTTNPYAQSFQHLSYLVQYPYGCIEQTTSSTRPLLYVSEFVDSVDPALTANAKVEDMVLSGIRRVFSMQTSSGGFAYWPGQSEPVAWGTAYATHMLLDAQKRKYAVPQERLDDAIQWMTEVAKNPDRLAHDHSSYDDGSEAYVHYVLALAGKGQKARVQKLIDELGGKKFYSTNQRAEQDYLLKAALYLAGDRRYEKDLRNPDVSALSEERWNSWSFYSDRRRRGLMLSTFQDLFGNDPAGEPLAQRVAEALQNERSSYYTTQELVWGITGLGKRVAGAASSFSPPVLTADGKELAPQSVPKQRASDRTWALVRASERKGLTLKVPEKSEGKLYLVLASEGVRADGVYRTGGQGLSLTRQYRNLAGDVLDVKGGQMNLADLVYVEVIIKNNSGERIQNIALVDRLPAGWEIENARLGRGGSVEWASADNQWAADYVNLRDDRVEVFGALNPGESKTVVYAVRAVTSGAFTLPPVEAEAMYDPRIWAREAGGSVRISGPWADFLL; encoded by the coding sequence ATGAATCCGCAGTCCGTCCCCAAGCCTCTTCCATCCCGCGCGGGCAGATCGCGCTGGTTGCTGGCGGCGCTGCTCGTGAGCACGCTCTCCGCCTGCAAGAAGGACGAGCCCCAGGCCCCGCCTCCCGCCACGAGCCCCACTCCCGGCGCTCCCGCCTCGGGCGAGGCCCCCCCGTCCGCTCCCAAAGCGGAGTCCCTCCTGCCCACCCTCTATGAGCTGGGCCCCCAGGGCATGCTGCCGCGCGAGGTGGTGATCGAATTCCCCCGCGCCGTGCGGCCCGATGACCAGGAGGTCCGCAAGGGCACCGTCGTCACCGTCTCGCCCGACGCGCCGGGCCTGCTCAGCTTCAAGGGCCCCTCCACGCTCGTCTTCACCCCCCGGAAGCCGCTCGCCTTCAACACCACCTACACCGTCTCCCTCGACGCGCTGGAGTTGCAGGACGGCACCGTCATCAAGCCCCCCGCCTCCGGCAAGTGGAGCCGCACCTTCACCACGCCCATCTTCGCCTTCCTGCGCCTGGCGCCCCGGCAGGTGGACACGCGCAAGGGCAAGGTGGAGGTGGATCTCGTCTTCTCCGGTCCCGTGGACCTGGCCAGCGTGCGCCGGCTCTCCTCCTTCTCCGTGGATGGCAAGGCCCTGTCCGACGTGAAGCTGCGCTCCCAGCCCAACAACCCCCATACCCTTACCGCCACCCTCGGCGGAACGAGCCTCCATCCCGGCGCCGAGGTGCGCTTCTCCCTCAAGGCGGGCCTGTTGCCCGCGGGCTCCAAGAGCGATCCCGCCGCCGCGGGCTCGGGCTCGTTCACGCTGTTCGTGGGCAAGCGCCTGGACATCACCAACGCCTATGTCCAGGAAGGCGCCACCGGGCACTACATCGAGGTGCGCTGCCGCGAGCGGGCCGGCGACGAGGAGCCCAGCCAGGAGGAGGGCGAGGAGGAGTACTACTACTACGGCAACACGGGTGACCGCTGCAGCCTGGACGAGGACTCGGCCGCGGACACCATCCACTTCAGCCCGTCCGTGGCCTTCTCCGTGTCTCCCTCGCGCTGGGGCTTCCGCATCCTCGGCGACTTCAAGCGCGGCACCTACGCCATGACGATCGACGCGGGCGCCACCTCGAGCACGGGCGGCACGCTGCTGTCCACCTACGAGAAGTCCTTCTCCATCTCCGCGCGCAGCGCCCAGTTGAGCTTCGGCTCCACCGGCCGCTACCTGCCACGTTCCGCCTGGCGCAACCTCCCCCTCAACCATCTCAACCTGGACGCGGTGGAGCTCGTGGTGCGCCACGTCCCCCAGGAGAACCTCCTCTTCTGGATGAGCGATGACTCCCGGGAGACCGCCAACGAGCGCACCTCCAACATCATCGCGCGCAAGTCGCTTCCCGTGCAGGGCCCCCAGGACACCCTGGCCACCACCTGGCTGGACGTGGGCTCGCTCGTGCCCGCTTCCACCCGCGGGCTCGTGGAGATCACCGCCTTGGGCGGCTCCAAGTCGGCCGCCTCCCGCATCCTCCTCACGGACCTGAGCCTCGTGGCCAAGCGCGGCCTGGCCCCCAAGGGCTCCAACGCCAAGGAGGAAGTGTGGGCGTGGGTGCTCGGCATGGAGAACACCGAGCCGCAGTCGGGCGTCGAGGTGTCGCTCGTGAAGAAGAGCGGTCAGGTGGTGGCCCGCTGCACCACCGGAGGCGCGGAGGGCTGCAAGCTGTCGGTGCCGGTGGACACCCTGGACACCGCCGAGCCCTTCGCCCTGTTCGCGCGCAAGGGCGAGGAGTTCACCTACCTCAAGTACAGCGAGCTCCAGACGGAGATCGCCAACTCGGACGTGCAGGGCGAGCCGTACCGCGCGCAGCAGCCCTACCGCGCCTCCCTGTACTCGGACCGGGGCGTGTACCGCCCGGGTGACACCGCCCACGTCGTCGCGGTGCTGCGCAACCAGGAGGACGTGGCGCCCCAGGCGGGCGTGCCCGTGGAGCTCAAGGTGGTGGATCCGCGCGAGAGGGACTTGCGCAAGCTGACGCTCAAGACGAACGAGGCGGGCCTGGTGTCGCTGGACGTGCCCTTCGAGGCCTACCAGGACACGGGCGCCTACCGCGTGGTGCTCAGCGTGGCCGACAAGCAGGTGGCCACCTACGGCCTCAACGTGGAGGAGTTCGTCCCCGAGCGCATGAAGGTGACGGCCCAGGCGGACAAGCCCGGGTACGTGCAGGGCCAGGAGGTGCCGGTGACGGTGCAGGCCGCCTACCTCTTCGGCGGCTCGGCCGAGGGCAGCCCCGTGGAGGTGACGTGCCGCCTGGAGCCATCCGTCTTCCGCCCCAAGGAGAACGGCCAGTACGCCTATGGCGTGTGGCGTCCGGAGGAGACGGAGGCCAAGGGCAGCGTGCTCGGGCAGGTGAAGGGCGAGCTGGATGACAAGGGTCAGGTGACCGTGCGTTGCCCGGCGCAGCAGTCCGCGGGCGGCTTCAAGGGCCCCGCGCAGCTCGTGGCCCTGGCGAGCGTCTTCGAGGCCGGCAGTGGCCGCTCCACGGTGGGCTCGGCCAGCGTGCCCGTGCACCCCGAGCCCTACTATGTGGGCCTCCAGGCCAATGTGCAGAAGGTGCACGCCGGCCAGCCCTTCACCGTCACCGGCGTGGTGGTGGACTGGCAGGGCGCGCCGTATGGCCAGCAGATCAAGCCGCTCGACGTGGAGTACCTGCGGCTGGACGAGGAGTACGGCTACTTCTACGACGAGGAGTCGGGGGAGGAGCGCTACCAGCGCCACCTGCGCGCCGTGCGCGAGGGCCGCACCACCGTGAAGCCCGAGGCCGGCAAGTTCACCTTCCAGGTGACGCCCTCCACGGACTCCGCGGGCTACGTGGTGCGCGTGCGCTCCGGCGCCGCGCAGACGGATCTCCAGTTGGAGGGCCAGGGCCGCTACGCCTGGTGGGGTGGGGCCTCGCGGGTGGATCAGACGCCCCGTCCGGCCCGGCCCACCTCGCTCGCGCTGGAGCTGCCCGACGCGGCCAGGGTGGGCGAGGCGCTCGCCGTGAAGGTGAAGGTGCCCTACCGCGGCCGCATCCTCTTCACCGCCGAGACCGACGGCGTGCAGGCCGCCGAGTGGAAGGCCGTGGAGCCGGGCGAGACGACGTGGAGCTTCACGCCCTCGGCCTTCGCGCCCAACGTGTACATCAGCGCCTTCCTGGTGAAGGACCCCCATCTGGAGTCCGCCCAGGCCTTCATGCCGGACCGCGCCTTTGGCGTGGCCAGTGTGAAGGTGACGCCGGTGGACTTCACCCAGGCCGTCACCCTGAAGGTCCCCGGCGAGGTGCGCTCCAACGACACCCTGCCGGTGGACCTGGAACTGGGCGCGGTGGAGCCGAACACCTTCGCCACCGTGGCGGTGGTGGACGAGGGCATCCTCTCGCTCACGCGCTTCGAGAGCCCGGATCCGATCACGGAGCTCTTCAAGAAGCGCGCCCTGGGCGTGCAGACGTACGAGACGCTCGGGTGGACGCTGCTCATTCCTCCCGCGGGCGCCAGCCGCTCCACGGGCGGTGACGGTGACGAGGGCGCCTCGGGCCGGGTGCAGCCCGTCAAGCCCGTGGCCCTGTGGAGTGGCGTGCTGCCGGTGCCGGCCTCCGGCAAGCTGCGCGTCCCCTTCCAGTTGCCCCAGTACCGCGGCGCGGTGCGCGTCATGGTGGTGACGAGCGGCCCCAAGCGCATCGGCCACGCCAGCAAGCAGGTGCTCGTGCGCGATCCGCTCGTGCTCCAGACCACGCTGCCGCGCTTCCTCAGCCAGGGCGACGAGATTCAAATCCCCGTCTTCGTCACCAACCTGTCCGGCAAGGCGCAGGACGTGAAGGTGTCCCTGTCCGCGGAGAACCTCCCGGTGCCCGGCATGGCCATGCCCGCCGGCGCGCAGACCTCACCCCTGCAACTGCTCGGCAAGAGCGAGGGCCGGCTGCGGCTGGAGAACGGCAAGGCGGGCACGTTCGTCTTCCAGGGCAAGGCGGTGCAGGCGGTGGGCGCCGCTCGCCTCAAGGTGACGGCCGAGGGCGGGGGGCATACCTCGTTCGAGCAGCTCGACGTGCCCCTGCTCCCCTCGGGTCCGCGTGAGCGCAAGGTGCAGCGCGTGGAGCTGGCCGCGGGCACGCTGGACCTCGCGCCCCTGCTCCAGGGCTGGCTGCCCACGAGCGAGCGCTCCTCGTTCTGGGTGACCACCAACCCCTACGCCCAGTCCTTCCAGCACCTGTCCTATCTCGTGCAATACCCCTACGGTTGCATCGAGCAGACGACGTCCTCCACCCGGCCGCTGCTCTATGTCTCCGAGTTCGTCGACAGCGTGGACCCGGCGCTCACGGCCAACGCCAAGGTGGAGGACATGGTGCTCTCGGGCATCCGGCGCGTCTTCTCCATGCAGACGTCCTCGGGCGGCTTCGCCTACTGGCCGGGCCAGTCCGAGCCCGTCGCCTGGGGCACGGCCTACGCCACGCACATGCTGCTGGACGCGCAGAAGCGCAAGTACGCGGTGCCGCAGGAGCGGCTCGACGACGCGATCCAGTGGATGACGGAAGTCGCCAAGAACCCCGACCGGCTCGCGCACGACCACTCCTCCTACGACGACGGCTCGGAGGCCTACGTGCACTACGTGCTGGCTCTCGCGGGCAAGGGCCAGAAGGCGCGCGTGCAGAAGCTCATCGACGAGCTGGGCGGCAAGAAGTTCTACAGCACCAACCAGCGCGCCGAGCAGGACTACCTCCTCAAGGCCGCGCTGTACCTGGCGGGTGACCGCCGCTACGAGAAGGACCTGCGCAACCCGGACGTCTCGGCCCTGAGCGAGGAGCGGTGGAACTCCTGGTCCTTCTATTCGGACCGGCGCCGGCGCGGCCTCATGCTGAGCACGTTCCAGGATCTGTTCGGCAATGATCCGGCGGGCGAGCCGCTCGCGCAGCGCGTGGCCGAGGCGCTCCAGAACGAGCGCAGCTCGTACTACACCACGCAGGAGCTGGTCTGGGGCATCACCGGTCTGGGCAAGCGCGTGGCGGGTGCGGCCTCCTCGTTCTCTCCGCCGGTGCTCACCGCGGATGGCAAGGAGCTGGCGCCCCAGTCGGTCCCGAAGCAGCGCGCGAGCGACCGGACGTGGGCGCTGGTGCGCGCGAGCGAGCGCAAGGGCCTCACGCTCAAGGTCCCGGAGAAGAGCGAGGGCAAGCTGTACCTGGTGCTCGCCAGTGAGGGCGTGCGCGCGGACGGCGTGTACCGCACCGGCGGCCAGGGGCTGTCCCTGACGCGCCAGTACCGCAACCTCGCGGGCGACGTGCTCGACGTGAAGGGCGGCCAGATGAACCTGGCGGACCTCGTCTACGTGGAGGTGATCATCAAGAACAACTCGGGCGAGCGCATCCAGAACATCGCGCTGGTGGACCGGTTGCCCGCGGGCTGGGAGATCGAGAACGCGCGGCTGGGACGGGGAGGCTCGGTGGAGTGGGCCTCCGCGGACAACCAGTGGGCCGCGGACTACGTGAACCTCCGGGATGACCGCGTGGAGGTGTTCGGCGCGCTCAACCCGGGCGAGTCGAAGACGGTGGTGTACGCGGTGCGCGCGGTGACGTCCGGCGCGTTCACGCTGCCCCCCGTGGAGGCGGAGGCGATGTACGACCCCCGCATCTGGGCGCGCGAGGCGGGTGGCTCGGTGCGCATCTCCGGACCCTGGGCGGACTTCCTGCTCTGA